The window GCGTTCGGGCCGGTCCTGCTGGCCGGGCTCGGCGGGGTGTGGGCCGAGGCGCTGAACGACACCTCGGTGCGCCTGTGCCCGGTGTCGGAGGCGGACGCGCGCGGCATGCTGGCGTCCCTGCGCGGCGCGGCCCTGCTGCGGGGGTACCGGGGGCGGCCCGGCGCGGACGTGGACGCGGTGGTCAAGCTGCTCATGACGGTCGGCGGGCCGGGAGGGCTGTGGGAACGGCTGGAGCTGGGCGAGTTCGAGATCAACCCGGTCATCGCGGCGGAGTCCGGGGTGGTGGCGGCGGACGCCCGCTACCTCCCGGCCGCGAGCGAGGCCGCCGCGCCGTCGGAGGGGTCCGCCACGACGCTCGCCGGCCATGGCGATGCCGAGTTCACGGCGCTGTTCGAGCCGCGGGCCGTGGCCGTCGTGGGCGCCTCCACCACCCGGCCGAACTTCGGCAACATGTTCCTCGACTTCTACCGGGCCGCCGGGATGCCGGTCGTGGCCGTGCACCCCGAGGCCCGCGAGGTCGGCGGGGTGCCCGCCGTGCCGTCCCTGGCCGCGGCCGCCGGGGTGGACTACGCGCTCGTCGCGGTGCCCGCCGAACGGTGCGCCGACGTCGTGCGGCAGGCGGGCGGGATCCCGTACGTGCAGGTCATGAGCGGCGGGTTCGGCGAGGCGGGACGGCCCGAGCTGGAGGCGGAGCTGCTGGCGGCGGCGCGGGCGGCCGGGACCAGGCTGCTCGGCCCCAACTGCATGGGCGTGTACTGCCCGCGCGGCCGGCAGACCTTCACCGGCGGCGGGCTCGGACCGCCCGGCACGATCGCGCTGGTCTCGCAGAGCGGCGGGCTGGCCGGGGAGGTCGTCAAGGTCGGCGAGCGGCGCGGGCTGGCCTTCAGCCGGGTCGCCACGGTCGGCAACGCCGCCGACGTCACTCCCGCCGAGCTGCTGCGCTGGCTGTCGCGTGACGGCGAGACCCGCGCCGTCGGCCTCTACCTGGAGGACCCGCGCGACGGGCGGGCGCTGTACGAGGCGCTGGCGGCCACCACGCTGCCCGTCGTGCTGCTGGTCGGCGGGCGCAGCACGCAGGGGCGGCGGGCCGCCGCCTCCCACACCGGCGGCCTGGTGAGCGACGGGCGGATCTGGCGGGCGCTGGCCGAGCAGACCGGCGCGACGCTGGTGACGAGCCAGGACGACCTGATCGGCGTGCTCGCCTTCTTCCAGGCGCACGGCTCCCGGCCGGTGACCGGCGAGGGCGTGCTGGTCGTCGGGCCGAGCGGCGGGGCGAGCGTGCTGGCCGCCGACGCCTTCGACCGGGCGGGGGTGCGGCTCGACCCGCTGCCCGCCGAGGTGCTCGGCGAGCTGGGCGAGCTGGGTCTGGGCGCCGGCAGCACCCTGGCCAACCCCCTGGAGGTGCCCGTCGGCCCGCGCGGACGGCCGGACCTGGTCCCACGGGTCCTCGCGGCGATCGCGCGGCGCCGGCCGTACCGGGACGTGGTCGCGCACGTGAACGTGCAGAGCTTCTTCACCTACGGCACGGCGGCCGAGCCGCTGCTCGACCACACCCGCGCGCTCGCCGGAGCGCAGGACGGACTGCCCGGCGCCAGGATCACCCTGGTCACCCGGAACGCCGAGTGCGCCCCGGCGGGCGTCGAGGACGAGATCAGGGCGATCGCGGCGGCGGCCGGGGTGCCCGTCTACCGATCCATGGAGGCGGCGGCGGTGGCCGTCGCGGCAGGAGGCCGGCATGGGACTGCTTGACGGCAAGGTGGCGCTGGTCACCGGTGGTGCGCGCGGCATGGGCGAGGCGCACGTGCGGCTGTTCCTCCGCGAGGGGGCGGCCGTGGTGTTCGGCGACGTTCTGGACGAGGAGGGCAAGGCGCTGGCCGAGGAGACGGGGGCCACGTACGTCCGTCACGACGTGACGAGCGCGGCGCAGTGGCGGCAGGCCGTCGAGACGACCGTCGCGGCCCACGGCAGGCTGGACGTCCTGGTCAACAACGCCGGGATCCTGAAATTTCGGCGGATCGCCGACATGGAGCCCGAGGACTTCGACCGGGTGATCGACGTGAACCTGAAGGGCACCTGGCTCGGCGTCAAGAGCGTGATCGAGCCGATGAAGGCCGCGGGACGGGGCTCGATCGTCAACATCTCCTCGATCGAGGGCTTCGTCGGCGCCGAGGGGCTGTCGGCGTACGCGGCCTCGAAGTTCGGGGTGCGCGGCCTCACCAAGTCGGCGGCCAGGGAGCTCGCCCGGTTCGGCATCCGGGTCAACTCGGTGCACCCGGGCGCGATCGACACCCCCATGGTCATGAACCCCGACCTGGTGGGCGAGGTCGACGGCGAGGCGTTCGTCAAGTCCATGGTCATCAAGCGGTTCGCCGAGCCGGTGGAGGTGTCGCACGTGGTGGCGTTCCTGGCCTCGGACCGGTCCAGTTACTGCACCGGCAGCGAGTTCACCGTGGACGGCGGGCTGCTCACCGGCGCCGGCTACTGACGGCCGGGGCCGCCTCCCAGCCAGGCGGCCGGGGTGACGAACAGGCCCGTCGCCTCGGCCAGCACCGTGCCGTCCGGCAGGGCGATGCGGCCCTCGGCCCACGACTTGCG is drawn from Nonomuraea muscovyensis and contains these coding sequences:
- a CDS encoding acetate--CoA ligase family protein, giving the protein MVFEHQAKELLRQAGVRVPRGVVVTGDPARSDLTGLDEPLVLKAFGAGLVHKSDAGAVELGLRRSEVAAAAARMRAALAGRGVTPAGFLVEEQAAAGVELIAGVVRDPAFGPVLLAGLGGVWAEALNDTSVRLCPVSEADARGMLASLRGAALLRGYRGRPGADVDAVVKLLMTVGGPGGLWERLELGEFEINPVIAAESGVVAADARYLPAASEAAAPSEGSATTLAGHGDAEFTALFEPRAVAVVGASTTRPNFGNMFLDFYRAAGMPVVAVHPEAREVGGVPAVPSLAAAAGVDYALVAVPAERCADVVRQAGGIPYVQVMSGGFGEAGRPELEAELLAAARAAGTRLLGPNCMGVYCPRGRQTFTGGGLGPPGTIALVSQSGGLAGEVVKVGERRGLAFSRVATVGNAADVTPAELLRWLSRDGETRAVGLYLEDPRDGRALYEALAATTLPVVLLVGGRSTQGRRAAASHTGGLVSDGRIWRALAEQTGATLVTSQDDLIGVLAFFQAHGSRPVTGEGVLVVGPSGGASVLAADAFDRAGVRLDPLPAEVLGELGELGLGAGSTLANPLEVPVGPRGRPDLVPRVLAAIARRRPYRDVVAHVNVQSFFTYGTAAEPLLDHTRALAGAQDGLPGARITLVTRNAECAPAGVEDEIRAIAAAAGVPVYRSMEAAAVAVAAGGRHGTA
- a CDS encoding glucose 1-dehydrogenase, which codes for MGLLDGKVALVTGGARGMGEAHVRLFLREGAAVVFGDVLDEEGKALAEETGATYVRHDVTSAAQWRQAVETTVAAHGRLDVLVNNAGILKFRRIADMEPEDFDRVIDVNLKGTWLGVKSVIEPMKAAGRGSIVNISSIEGFVGAEGLSAYAASKFGVRGLTKSAARELARFGIRVNSVHPGAIDTPMVMNPDLVGEVDGEAFVKSMVIKRFAEPVEVSHVVAFLASDRSSYCTGSEFTVDGGLLTGAGY